One Bacillus amyloliquefaciens DSM 7 = ATCC 23350 DNA window includes the following coding sequences:
- a CDS encoding sensor histidine kinase, with protein sequence MLEEKRFYVSLQMKIAGLITALLILVIGTLTVIFAFQQLNEGQKQAEQLAVQTAKTISYMPPVKEAFRLADEGAFTKLDVIEQMKEQAGAHAVYITDQKGHVAFHSARSSIPKENQNLQNKTVMFGGSPVSDGMKAVRGSAPVILDEKNHNEVVGTVTVEFLQDEIEKDMKAHLRHLGYFACLVFLIGIGGAAALAKSIRKDTLGLEPHEIAALYRERNAMLLAIKEGIIAVNKEGAITMMNLSAADMLHLPEPMIGRHIKEIMPGAKLMPVLSGGEVPPNVEVRAGDKVFILNVKEMRQAGQVYGAVISFREKTELKKLINKLTEMKKYSEDLRAQTHEFSNKLYAILRLLELGEYEEAIELIKEEYAIQNEQHEILFQNIHSQRVQAILLGKMGKASEKKVKLSIDENSFLESLPEHVGSSQLITIIGNLIDNAFDAVAEKEKKEVAFFMTDIGRDIVIEVADSGDGVPQEKTGTIFEKGYSSKGTRRGYGLANLKEAVSELQGWIEISQQKSGGAVFTVFIPKERPKGESV encoded by the coding sequence GTGTTGGAAGAGAAGCGGTTTTATGTCTCTCTGCAAATGAAAATAGCCGGATTAATCACGGCTTTATTAATACTTGTCATCGGAACGCTCACCGTTATATTTGCTTTTCAGCAATTAAATGAAGGGCAGAAGCAGGCTGAACAGCTGGCGGTGCAAACAGCAAAAACCATTTCTTACATGCCGCCTGTAAAAGAGGCATTCCGGCTTGCGGACGAAGGTGCTTTTACAAAGTTAGACGTCATTGAACAAATGAAAGAACAGGCAGGTGCGCACGCCGTCTACATTACTGATCAAAAAGGGCATGTTGCATTTCATTCGGCCCGCAGCAGCATCCCAAAAGAAAATCAAAATCTGCAAAATAAAACCGTTATGTTCGGCGGATCTCCGGTTTCCGATGGAATGAAAGCCGTCCGGGGAAGCGCGCCGGTTATTCTGGATGAAAAAAATCATAACGAAGTCGTCGGAACGGTGACAGTCGAGTTTTTACAAGATGAGATAGAAAAAGATATGAAAGCGCATCTGCGGCATTTGGGCTATTTTGCATGTTTGGTATTTCTTATCGGTATCGGGGGAGCGGCGGCACTCGCAAAAAGCATCCGTAAAGATACACTCGGCCTTGAACCGCATGAAATTGCAGCGCTGTATCGGGAGCGCAATGCGATGCTCCTTGCGATTAAAGAAGGAATTATCGCCGTAAACAAAGAGGGCGCGATAACGATGATGAATTTATCCGCGGCTGATATGCTGCATCTTCCGGAGCCGATGATCGGAAGGCATATAAAAGAAATCATGCCCGGCGCAAAGCTCATGCCGGTTTTGTCAGGGGGAGAAGTGCCGCCGAATGTTGAGGTGCGTGCCGGAGATAAAGTATTCATCTTAAACGTGAAAGAAATGAGGCAGGCCGGGCAAGTATACGGAGCGGTCATAAGCTTCCGCGAAAAAACGGAGCTCAAAAAGCTGATTAACAAGCTGACCGAAATGAAAAAATACTCGGAGGATCTGCGGGCGCAAACGCATGAATTCTCGAATAAGCTTTACGCGATACTCCGTCTGTTAGAGCTGGGAGAATACGAGGAAGCCATTGAACTGATTAAAGAAGAGTATGCCATCCAAAATGAACAGCATGAAATCCTATTTCAAAACATTCATTCCCAGCGTGTTCAGGCCATACTATTAGGAAAAATGGGAAAAGCCTCTGAGAAAAAAGTGAAGCTCTCGATAGATGAAAACAGCTTTTTAGAGTCGCTGCCGGAGCATGTGGGTTCATCCCAGCTCATTACGATCATCGGAAATCTTATTGATAACGCTTTTGACGCCGTCGCCGAAAAAGAGAAAAAAGAGGTTGCCTTTTTTATGACCGATATCGGCAGGGATATCGTCATAGAAGTGGCGGACTCAGGGGACGGCGTGCCTCAGGAAAAAACAGGAACGATATTTGAAAAGGGATACTCTTCAAAGGGGACAAGGAGAGGATACGGCTTAGCCAATCTGAAGGAAGCCGTCAGTGAATTGCAGGGATGGATAGAGATTTCACAGCAAAAGAGCGGCGGTGCCGTATTTACGGTGTTTATACCGAAAGAAAGGCCAAAGGGGGAATCCGTGTGA
- a CDS encoding response regulator — MINIAIAEDDFRIAQIHEKFIEHLDGFNVIGKAINAKDTLSLLEKQQPDLLLLDIYMPDELGTDLLPLIRRRFPSVDIIIITASAETRLLQEALRSGVSHYVIKPVSARKFTDVLLQYREKREWLHSQPELSQSVIDMFFGSSQKEQKQLSDLPTGINSITLQKIKNALRTAQKGMTAEELGEKMGASRTTARRYAEFLVSREEALAELEYGIIGRPERKYYLAHE; from the coding sequence GTGATTAACATCGCGATTGCAGAGGACGACTTTCGAATAGCGCAAATCCATGAAAAATTTATCGAACATCTGGATGGGTTCAATGTCATCGGCAAAGCAATCAACGCCAAAGACACCTTATCTCTGCTTGAGAAACAGCAGCCTGATCTGCTGCTATTGGATATTTATATGCCGGATGAGCTGGGAACAGATCTGCTCCCGCTCATCCGCCGCCGTTTTCCTTCCGTTGATATCATTATTATTACGGCTTCTGCTGAAACAAGGCTGCTGCAGGAAGCGCTCAGATCAGGCGTTTCCCACTATGTCATAAAACCGGTTTCGGCACGTAAATTTACAGATGTGCTTTTGCAGTACCGTGAAAAAAGAGAATGGCTGCACTCACAGCCGGAGCTGAGCCAATCCGTAATCGACATGTTTTTCGGAAGCAGTCAGAAAGAACAAAAACAGCTCAGTGATCTGCCGACAGGCATTAACTCTATTACCCTTCAAAAAATCAAAAACGCGCTCCGGACTGCCCAAAAAGGGATGACGGCTGAAGAGCTGGGCGAAAAAATGGGCGCCTCCAGAACAACGGCGCGGCGCTACGCCGAGTTTCTCGTTTCTCGGGAAGAAGCGCTCGCTGAATTAGAATACGGCATTATCGGCAGGCCGGAACGAAAATATTATTTAGCACATGAATAA
- a CDS encoding tripartite tricarboxylate transporter substrate binding protein, with amino-acid sequence MKRFGVLLIMLAALVSLDGRQMAGIRSAGGPIEIVVPAAPQGGWDVTAKALQSVIERKHILGRPVKIVYKPGGGGDSGWKYVNERKTDVISMNSSLLLSNEILGQSRLKAADFTPLAIIAKEWQTVALPKNSKIKSGKQLLGAIKTHPGGIKIGFAPGLGNDDQLSFARAAEMAGISPFDIRFFQYGSSNEVIEALISHDIDAASMTISEARAAYQKGKITLAAVTSDKRLSGFSDVPTWKEQGVPFVFAHWRGIMGPKDMTEGEIAYWDQALKQITSSAEWKQMMKKRDWESFYKNSSGAKRFLEEQTEFYKEMMSSEK; translated from the coding sequence ATGAAGCGGTTTGGAGTGCTTCTTATTATGCTTGCGGCGCTGGTTTCTTTGGACGGACGGCAGATGGCGGGCATCCGCTCAGCCGGGGGACCGATTGAAATTGTCGTACCCGCAGCGCCTCAAGGGGGCTGGGATGTAACGGCAAAGGCTTTGCAATCAGTAATAGAGCGGAAACATATTTTGGGACGGCCTGTAAAGATCGTCTATAAGCCCGGCGGAGGCGGAGACAGCGGGTGGAAATACGTGAATGAACGAAAAACGGATGTCATCAGTATGAATTCAAGCCTGCTGTTAAGCAATGAAATCTTGGGCCAAAGCCGGCTGAAGGCAGCTGATTTTACGCCCTTGGCCATTATCGCAAAAGAGTGGCAGACTGTCGCTCTTCCGAAAAATTCAAAGATAAAAAGTGGGAAGCAGCTGCTCGGTGCTATTAAAACACATCCGGGCGGCATAAAAATCGGATTTGCGCCAGGTCTTGGAAATGATGACCAGCTCTCCTTTGCGAGAGCCGCGGAAATGGCCGGAATTTCTCCGTTTGATATCCGCTTTTTTCAATACGGGAGCAGCAATGAGGTTATTGAAGCGCTTATCAGTCACGATATAGATGCCGCCTCAATGACCATTTCAGAAGCGAGAGCCGCCTATCAGAAGGGAAAAATCACATTAGCGGCCGTTACTTCTGACAAAAGGCTCTCCGGCTTTAGCGATGTCCCGACCTGGAAAGAGCAAGGGGTGCCGTTTGTCTTTGCGCACTGGAGGGGCATCATGGGGCCGAAAGACATGACCGAAGGCGAGATCGCTTATTGGGATCAGGCTTTGAAACAGATTACCTCATCCGCGGAGTGGAAGCAAATGATGAAAAAACGGGATTGGGAGAGCTTTTATAAAAACAGCAGCGGCGCAAAACGCTTTTTAGAAGAGCAGACTGAGTTTTATAAAGAGATGATGAGCAGCGAAAAATAA
- a CDS encoding citrate:proton symporter yields MLAILGFLMMFVFMVLIMTKRLSVLTALVLTPIVFALIAGFSFNRVGEMMISGIEQVAPIAVMIMFAILYFGIMIDTGLFDPMVARILKLVKGDPLKIVVGTAALTMLVALDGDGSTTYMITTSAMLPLYIMLGIRPIILAGIAGVGMGIMNTIPWGGATPRAASALGVDPAELTGPMLPVIASGMVCMMVSAYVLGRIERKRLGVIELKQPSHTNETAAAVEDEWKRPKLWWFNLLLTLSLVGFLVSGKVNLTVLFIIAFCIALIVNYPRLNDQRERISAHSSNVLAIGSMIFAAGVFTGILTGTKMVDEMAISLVSLIPEQMGGFIPAIVALTSGIFTFLMPNDAYFYGVLPILSETAVAYGVDKVEIARASIIGQPIHMLSPLVPSTHLLVGLAGVTIDEHQKFAMKWAVLAVIVMTAFALIIGAITIF; encoded by the coding sequence GTGTTAGCAATCTTAGGCTTTCTTATGATGTTTGTTTTTATGGTGCTGATCATGACAAAACGGCTTTCGGTGTTAACGGCGCTCGTGTTGACGCCGATCGTGTTCGCGCTGATTGCCGGCTTTTCTTTTAACCGGGTCGGCGAGATGATGATCTCCGGTATTGAACAGGTGGCGCCGATTGCAGTCATGATTATGTTTGCGATTCTATATTTCGGCATTATGATTGATACCGGTTTATTTGATCCGATGGTTGCGCGTATTTTAAAGCTGGTCAAAGGCGATCCGCTCAAAATTGTTGTCGGAACAGCAGCGCTGACCATGCTCGTCGCGCTGGACGGTGACGGCTCGACGACGTATATGATTACGACAAGCGCGATGCTGCCTTTGTATATTATGCTCGGAATCCGTCCGATTATTTTAGCGGGAATTGCCGGTGTCGGCATGGGGATCATGAACACGATTCCATGGGGCGGCGCGACGCCGCGTGCGGCAAGCGCGCTCGGTGTGGACCCGGCAGAGCTGACGGGTCCGATGCTTCCTGTCATTGCCAGCGGCATGGTATGTATGATGGTGTCCGCTTATGTGCTCGGAAGAATAGAACGGAAACGGCTCGGGGTGATCGAATTAAAGCAGCCGTCCCATACAAATGAAACTGCTGCGGCAGTGGAAGATGAATGGAAGCGGCCGAAACTGTGGTGGTTCAATTTGCTGTTAACACTTTCTTTAGTGGGGTTTTTAGTATCGGGAAAAGTGAATTTAACCGTGCTGTTCATCATTGCGTTTTGTATCGCGCTGATTGTCAATTATCCGAGGCTTAACGATCAAAGGGAGCGAATTTCAGCCCATTCGAGCAATGTGCTTGCGATCGGTTCGATGATATTTGCAGCAGGCGTGTTTACCGGAATTTTAACGGGGACGAAGATGGTCGATGAAATGGCCATTTCCCTCGTATCGCTTATTCCGGAGCAGATGGGGGGATTTATTCCGGCGATTGTTGCCTTAACGAGCGGTATCTTTACGTTTCTGATGCCCAACGACGCCTATTTTTACGGCGTGCTGCCCATTTTGTCTGAAACTGCCGTGGCATACGGCGTGGATAAGGTGGAAATCGCACGTGCTTCGATTATCGGCCAGCCGATTCATATGTTAAGCCCGCTCGTGCCGTCGACGCATTTATTAGTCGGGCTTGCCGGGGTAACCATTGATGAACACCAGAAATTTGCGATGAAATGGGCGGTTCTTGCCGTTATCGTCATGACGGCCTTTGCGCTCATCATCGGCGCGATCACGATTTTTTAA
- the nosA gene encoding nitric oxide synthase, protein MKHTELLWDEAKAFIDVCYQELGMESETNARLHAIKDEIDRTGSYVHTAEELEHGAKMAWRNSNRCIGRLFWQSLNVIDRRGVSTKEEVRDALFEHIEIATNGGKIKPTITIFPPEKNGEKQVEIWNHQLIRYAGYETEQGRIGDPASYELTAVCEKLGWRGKRTDFDILPLLFRMKGDEQPVWYDLPQTLVKEVPISHPDIKEFADMNLKWYGVPIIADMKLEIGGLSYNAAPFNGWYMGTEIGARNLADEKRYDLLRKIASVMGISASLNTDLWKDQVLVELNKAVLYSYKKHGVSIVDHHTAANQFKRFEEQEQDAGRKLTGDWTWLIPPISPASTHIFHKSYDNTIVKPNYFYQDKPYQ, encoded by the coding sequence TTGAAACATACGGAATTACTCTGGGATGAGGCGAAAGCTTTTATTGATGTCTGCTATCAGGAACTCGGAATGGAATCGGAAACCAATGCGCGTCTTCACGCGATAAAAGATGAGATAGATCGGACGGGAAGTTACGTCCATACGGCGGAAGAGCTTGAACACGGGGCGAAAATGGCGTGGCGCAACAGCAACCGCTGTATCGGACGTCTCTTTTGGCAATCGCTGAACGTCATTGACCGGCGCGGCGTGAGCACGAAAGAAGAGGTGCGCGACGCATTATTTGAACATATCGAAATCGCGACGAACGGCGGAAAAATTAAACCGACGATTACGATTTTTCCCCCTGAGAAGAATGGGGAGAAACAAGTGGAAATCTGGAATCACCAGCTCATCCGCTATGCGGGGTATGAGACAGAACAAGGAAGAATCGGCGATCCGGCATCATATGAGCTGACGGCTGTCTGTGAAAAACTCGGCTGGCGCGGAAAGCGGACCGATTTTGATATTTTGCCGCTGCTTTTCCGAATGAAAGGGGACGAGCAGCCGGTCTGGTATGACCTGCCTCAGACGCTCGTGAAAGAAGTGCCGATCTCCCATCCGGATATCAAAGAGTTTGCCGATATGAATCTCAAATGGTACGGGGTTCCGATTATCGCCGATATGAAGCTTGAAATCGGCGGACTGTCGTACAACGCGGCGCCTTTTAACGGATGGTATATGGGAACGGAAATCGGCGCAAGGAACCTTGCTGATGAAAAACGGTATGACTTGCTCAGAAAAATCGCGTCGGTCATGGGGATTTCCGCCAGCCTGAATACCGATCTGTGGAAAGATCAGGTGCTTGTGGAACTGAATAAGGCAGTGCTCTATTCATATAAAAAACACGGCGTCAGTATCGTGGATCACCATACGGCGGCGAACCAATTTAAGCGCTTTGAAGAGCAGGAACAAGACGCGGGCAGAAAGCTGACGGGAGACTGGACCTGGCTGATCCCGCCGATCTCGCCTGCTTCCACCCACATTTTCCATAAATCATATGACAATACGATTGTGAAGCCGAATTATTTTTACCAGGACAAGCCTTATCAGTAA
- a CDS encoding acylphosphatase yields MLQYRMVADGRVQGVGFRYFVQMEADRHKIAGWVKNRDDGRVEILAEGPEESLKKFAEAVRKGSPFSNVTGVTVEESRHLKGYRTFSISY; encoded by the coding sequence ATGCTTCAATATCGTATGGTTGCAGACGGCCGGGTTCAGGGCGTCGGTTTTCGCTACTTCGTTCAGATGGAAGCAGACAGACATAAGATCGCCGGATGGGTAAAAAACCGTGATGACGGCCGGGTTGAAATTCTTGCCGAAGGCCCTGAAGAGTCGCTGAAAAAATTTGCCGAAGCGGTCAGAAAAGGGAGCCCCTTCTCAAATGTCACAGGCGTAACCGTCGAAGAATCACGCCATCTGAAAGGGTACCGCACCTTTTCCATCAGTTACTGA
- a CDS encoding MOSC domain-containing protein yields MTQDYSINLGKPAIHEFAGRQINSGIVKRPADSPVMLYKTHFAGDGQADLKHHGGPDKAVCVYPAEHYSYWETTLERKLPAAAFGENVTVKGLAEQDVWIGDVFQLGEAVVQVSQPRQPCVKLALKYDIKDMVLRVQQTGFTGFYFRVLEEGYVDPRPVLKRLSRGKESISVWYANEVKYRDSGNLAAIEEVLREEALSESWRDSFLKKRDRLMNV; encoded by the coding sequence GTGACGCAAGACTATTCTATCAATCTCGGAAAGCCCGCCATTCATGAATTTGCCGGCAGACAAATCAATTCCGGCATCGTAAAGCGGCCCGCGGATTCCCCCGTCATGCTGTATAAAACCCATTTTGCAGGGGACGGACAAGCTGATCTGAAGCATCACGGCGGCCCGGATAAAGCGGTGTGCGTGTATCCCGCCGAGCATTATTCATATTGGGAAACAACGCTTGAGAGAAAACTTCCCGCCGCCGCGTTCGGAGAAAATGTAACGGTCAAAGGGCTGGCCGAGCAAGACGTGTGGATCGGAGACGTGTTTCAGCTGGGGGAAGCCGTCGTCCAAGTGAGCCAGCCGCGCCAGCCCTGCGTCAAACTCGCGCTCAAATATGACATCAAGGATATGGTGCTCCGTGTACAGCAGACCGGCTTTACCGGCTTTTATTTCAGGGTGCTTGAAGAGGGATATGTCGATCCGCGTCCGGTCCTCAAGCGTCTGTCGAGAGGCAAAGAAAGCATTTCCGTCTGGTATGCGAATGAAGTGAAATACCGCGATTCCGGCAATCTGGCGGCGATCGAAGAAGTACTGCGGGAAGAAGCGCTGTCAGAAAGCTGGAGGGACTCCTTCCTTAAAAAAAGAGACAGACTGATGAATGTATAG
- a CDS encoding YflJ family protein — protein sequence MHYGSKGWYVEELKKKGITHYEGRKLQSFKKYFLANLLETKKQA from the coding sequence ATGCATTATGGCAGTAAAGGCTGGTATGTAGAAGAGTTAAAGAAAAAAGGAATTACCCACTATGAAGGAAGAAAGCTTCAAAGCTTCAAAAAGTATTTCCTTGCCAATCTGCTCGAAACAAAGAAACAAGCATAA
- a CDS encoding DUF3243 domain-containing protein, which yields MKKDKEQIKIENEIHAMHGVTKQQILEDFEEFKAYLHQKISAGKKLGLDDSKIIKSAAILGDYLAKHEEPRNAEEKLLQELWDIADDNEKQHLAQLLVKLAGH from the coding sequence ATGAAAAAAGATAAAGAACAAATCAAAATCGAAAACGAAATACACGCCATGCACGGCGTAACGAAGCAGCAGATTTTAGAGGATTTCGAGGAATTTAAGGCGTACCTTCACCAGAAAATTTCCGCCGGAAAAAAACTAGGCCTGGATGACAGCAAAATCATCAAAAGCGCCGCCATCCTCGGGGACTATCTCGCCAAGCACGAGGAGCCCCGCAATGCGGAAGAAAAACTCTTACAAGAGCTGTGGGACATTGCGGATGACAATGAAAAACAGCATTTGGCCCAGCTGCTTGTCAAACTTGCCGGACACTGA
- the map gene encoding type I methionyl aminopeptidase, with protein sequence MIVTNDQELEGLKKIGRIVALAREEMKKKAEPGMSTKDLDLIGKAVLDEYGAASAPEKEYDFPGVTCISVNDEVAHGIPSASKILKAGDLVNIDISAEFGGFYSDTGISFVLGEGDELLQKLCNCAASAFEKGLEQAKAGKRQNQIGRAVYHEARSNGFTVIKTLTGHGIGRNLHEAPNHIMNYYDPFDNALFKNGTVIALEPFISTKAETIVEAGDGWTFKTPDKSLVAQVEHTIVITKDKPIILTAL encoded by the coding sequence ATGATTGTAACAAACGATCAAGAATTAGAAGGCCTAAAAAAAATCGGCAGAATTGTCGCGCTGGCACGGGAAGAAATGAAGAAAAAAGCCGAGCCCGGCATGAGCACGAAAGATCTTGACCTGATCGGAAAGGCGGTGCTTGACGAATACGGAGCCGCTTCCGCTCCGGAGAAGGAATATGATTTCCCGGGCGTGACGTGCATCAGCGTAAATGACGAAGTCGCTCACGGCATTCCGAGCGCCTCTAAAATCCTAAAAGCGGGGGATCTTGTAAATATCGATATTTCGGCGGAGTTCGGCGGTTTTTACTCTGATACGGGTATTTCATTTGTGCTTGGCGAAGGTGACGAACTCCTGCAAAAGCTCTGTAATTGCGCAGCTTCTGCATTTGAAAAAGGGCTTGAACAGGCGAAAGCCGGCAAGCGCCAGAACCAGATCGGCAGAGCCGTCTACCATGAAGCCCGCTCTAACGGCTTTACCGTCATTAAAACGCTGACGGGCCACGGAATCGGCAGAAACCTCCACGAAGCGCCGAACCACATCATGAATTACTACGATCCGTTTGATAACGCGCTTTTTAAAAACGGAACCGTGATCGCGCTTGAGCCGTTTATTTCCACGAAGGCCGAAACGATTGTTGAAGCGGGAGACGGCTGGACGTTTAAAACGCCGGATAAAAGCCTTGTCGCCCAAGTGGAGCATACCATCGTCATCACAAAAGACAAACCGATTATTTTAACGGCATTGTAA